In Besnoitia besnoiti strain Bb-Ger1 chromosome IX, whole genome shotgun sequence, a single genomic region encodes these proteins:
- a CDS encoding hypothetical protein (encoded by transcript BESB_014020) → MTSSRQFLFCCLALSTLTGGAFGAFPEKLLGREARPGIKVEEPMEAMSEMMKGMMEFQRMIEKDSMVNAKALEALPSVDMSSFLDTLRSLITAKFELLSGLIGGIGSGSDLGSILPGLLGGSLLPSLPELSFPGLPSLTPGAQTA, encoded by the coding sequence ATGACATCCTCCCGGCAATTCCTCTTCTGTTGTCTCGCGCTTTCAACATTGACCGGTGGAGCCTTTGGCGCCTTCCCTGAAAAGCTTCTGGGACGCGAAGCCAGGCCGGGAATCAAGGTGGAGGAACCCATGGAAGCAATGAGTGAAATGATGAAGGGTATGATGGAGTTTCAGCGAATGATCGAGAAAGATTCCATGGTCAACGCGAAAGCGCTTGAGGCCCTTCCCTCCGTTGACATGTCAAGCTTCCTCGACACTCTGCGCTCTCTAATTACGGCGAAGTTCGAGTTGCTCTCTGGACTCATTGGGGGTATCGGAAGCGGTTCCGATCTGGGAAGCATACTGCCTGGTCTTTTAGGTGGTTCTTTGCTTCCTAGCCTGCCCGAGCTCAGCTTTCCAGGTCTGCCTTCTTTGACACCGGGGGCTCAGACAGCTTGA
- a CDS encoding hypothetical protein (encoded by transcript BESB_014030), whose amino-acid sequence MTGKNAVLLAVLLSLVVVSASAQAEDKQGPKVQATRQHIDETMDAQTDAVTPPYDALEEFIQAFREVKKAVEQDVAVNKEAMQRVADFDLVSLLDVIREAAQAKFTLLGRLIGDIASGIGNGALALMGDEAAFIQPKKQGLKRTTTTTSTTPTTTTSTTSTTTTSTSTTSTTSTTTSTTTTTTTSSSTTTTTAG is encoded by the coding sequence ATGACGGGAAAGAACGCAGTTTTGCTGGCCGTGCTGTTGTCACTGGTGGTggtttccgcctccgcgcaggcagaggaCAAACAAGGTCCGAAAGTTCAGGCCACCCGCCAACACATCGACGAAACTATGGACGCCCAGACCGACGCGGTGACGCCCCCATACGACGCGTTGGAAGAGTTCATTCAGGCCTTCCGGGAGGTGAAGAAAGCGGTTGAACAAGATGTGGCTGTGAACAAGGAGGCGATGCAGCGCGTAGCGGATTTCGACTTGGTGTCCCTCTTGGATGTGATACGAGAGGCCGCACAAGCGAAATTTACACTTCTCGGGCGCCTAATTGGAGATATTGCCAGCGGGATCGGCAACGGAGCCCTGGCTCTGATGGGCGACGAAGCCGCCTTTATCCAGCCGAAGAAACAGGGTCTTAAAAGAACAACTACGACGACCAGCACGACCCCCACGACTACCACCTCTACAACGTCCACTACAACTACCTCTACTTCCACGACGAGTACAACAAGTACAACAACCTCAACGACTACAACGACGACCACTTCTAGCTCGACTACTACGACTACCGCGGGATAG